Proteins from one Streptomyces genisteinicus genomic window:
- a CDS encoding PP2C family protein-serine/threonine phosphatase, with protein MSKTGERPEEAEERWSAHLHRLWQASQDVQDVADMSRYVYESALAEPGAVAVTGSRWTGGALGYVRIATTDSPAPVTTTPPAGEVEEDAGRQPPAPGTGPAVHAHDLRRAPGFAPEGERLATAGARWALESRFRLGDDDWAAFSVGFAERPAPADEAVTRTRLVQLAELIVASHHRITAYREHDKRQIEDAFLAEASLQMDSSLDAEETLRRVARLAVPALAEGCVVHLCPPDGRLTPVAHAHVSASVQPWLDELTRESPWLTDLLNDVLEHREDAVLTGDDLAGSPFGPTAQGPGRAVRTLSVSPLRARGKAIGTLTFVYHRPGEDIPTPRLLGDLARRAALAIDTTTAYEQRRRHVELLQRQLLPGALPEWPGLDLHAAYEVADASLEVGGDFYDAVVDRDGRLALVIGDVCGRGAEAAALTGLARHTLRTLLEDGLPPARALERLNKALINQDTGRFVTALVAVLTPTGPATCAVEIVAAGHPRPLLRRADGRVEEIAGSGLFLGVLPDLGLRPARLDVTTGDTLVMFTDGLTEARSAQDVMFEELLPGAVADSAAAPDPSAELIARASKFRATGNDDTAVLVARMKGPQ; from the coding sequence GTGAGCAAGACGGGAGAACGGCCGGAAGAGGCCGAGGAGCGCTGGTCGGCGCACCTGCACCGGCTGTGGCAGGCGTCCCAGGACGTGCAGGACGTCGCCGACATGTCGCGCTACGTCTACGAGTCGGCACTCGCCGAACCGGGCGCCGTCGCCGTGACCGGCAGCCGGTGGACCGGCGGCGCGCTCGGCTACGTCCGGATCGCCACCACCGACAGCCCCGCCCCCGTCACCACGACACCCCCGGCGGGAGAGGTGGAGGAGGACGCCGGCCGGCAGCCCCCCGCACCCGGCACCGGCCCGGCCGTCCACGCCCACGACCTGCGGCGGGCCCCCGGCTTCGCCCCCGAAGGCGAGCGCCTGGCGACGGCCGGCGCCCGCTGGGCCCTGGAATCCCGCTTCCGGCTCGGCGACGACGACTGGGCCGCGTTCTCCGTCGGCTTCGCCGAACGGCCCGCACCCGCCGACGAAGCGGTCACCCGCACCCGCCTCGTACAGCTCGCCGAGCTCATCGTCGCCAGCCACCACCGCATCACCGCGTACCGCGAACACGACAAGCGCCAGATCGAGGACGCCTTCCTCGCCGAGGCATCGCTCCAGATGGACTCCAGCCTCGACGCGGAGGAGACCCTCAGGCGGGTCGCCCGCCTCGCGGTGCCCGCCCTCGCCGAGGGCTGCGTCGTCCACCTCTGCCCGCCCGACGGGCGGCTGACCCCGGTGGCCCACGCCCACGTCTCGGCGTCCGTGCAGCCCTGGCTCGACGAGCTCACCCGTGAGAGCCCCTGGCTCACCGACCTGCTCAACGACGTCCTGGAACACCGGGAGGACGCGGTGCTCACCGGCGACGACCTCGCGGGCAGCCCCTTCGGCCCCACCGCGCAGGGGCCCGGCCGCGCGGTGCGGACCCTGTCCGTCAGCCCGCTGCGCGCACGGGGCAAGGCCATCGGCACGCTCACGTTCGTCTACCACCGCCCCGGCGAGGACATCCCCACCCCCCGTCTGCTCGGCGACCTCGCCCGGCGGGCCGCCCTCGCCATCGACACCACCACCGCGTACGAACAGCGGCGCCGCCACGTCGAACTGCTCCAGCGCCAGCTCCTGCCCGGCGCGCTGCCCGAGTGGCCCGGCCTCGACCTGCACGCCGCCTACGAGGTCGCCGACGCCTCCCTGGAGGTCGGCGGCGACTTCTACGACGCCGTCGTGGACCGCGACGGGCGCCTCGCCCTCGTCATCGGCGACGTGTGCGGACGCGGCGCCGAGGCCGCTGCCCTGACCGGCCTCGCCCGGCACACGCTGCGCACCCTCCTGGAGGACGGCCTCCCGCCCGCCCGCGCGCTGGAACGCCTGAACAAGGCGCTCATCAACCAGGACACCGGCCGCTTCGTCACCGCGCTCGTCGCCGTGCTCACCCCCACCGGCCCGGCGACCTGCGCCGTCGAGATCGTCGCCGCCGGGCACCCGCGCCCGCTCCTGCGAAGAGCCGACGGCCGCGTCGAGGAGATCGCCGGGTCCGGACTCTTCCTCGGCGTGCTGCCCGACCTCGGACTGCGGCCCGCCCGGCTCGACGTCACGACCGGGGACACCCTCGTCATGTTCACCGACGGACTGACCGAGGCCCGCAGCGCCCAGGACGTCATGTTCGAGGAACTGCTGCCGGGGGCCGTCGCCGACAGCGCCGCCGCACCCGACCCGTCGGCCGAACTCATCGCCCGCGCGTCGAAGTTCCGCGCGACCGGCAACGACGACACGGCCGTGCTCGTCGCCCGTATGAAGGGACCGCAGTGA
- a CDS encoding DUF397 domain-containing protein: MTTPHDPAPHVWRKSSHSNGEGGACLEVGDGPRSVVPVRDSKAPQGPVLLLTRPGWAAFVAAVRAGTLA; the protein is encoded by the coding sequence ATGACCACCCCACACGACCCGGCACCCCACGTCTGGCGCAAGTCCTCCCACAGCAACGGCGAGGGCGGCGCCTGCCTCGAAGTCGGTGACGGGCCCCGGTCCGTCGTCCCCGTCCGGGACAGCAAGGCGCCCCAGGGCCCGGTCCTCCTGCTGACCCGCCCCGGCTGGGCCGCCTTCGTCGCGGCGGTGCGGGCCGGCACACTGGCCTGA
- a CDS encoding helix-turn-helix domain-containing protein, with protein sequence MAAPNQLDPYASPRTFYGSELRREREARGWTQEQMGERVFCSGAYIGQFESATRLPQPELSRLLDGILGSGEHFQRLCHLARKTRHAAYFADAAELEQQARTISEYAPMLVPGLLQTEAYARGLTRSALPSASDEEIEGHVRTRLDRAGLIDEPEGPDVWALIHEAALRTPVDGPGVMRQQLLQLSGMGRDHRRVTVQVMPFVEGPHPLMYGTVLLMTFADAPPVAYTESAHSGQLIEEPGVVAKYRRSYDLARAAALSPKASLALIESAAKDYADP encoded by the coding sequence ATGGCCGCCCCGAACCAGCTCGACCCGTACGCCTCACCGCGCACCTTCTACGGATCCGAACTGCGCCGCGAGCGCGAAGCCCGCGGCTGGACCCAGGAACAGATGGGCGAACGCGTCTTCTGCTCCGGCGCCTACATCGGGCAGTTCGAGTCCGCCACGAGGCTGCCCCAGCCGGAACTGTCCCGGCTGCTCGACGGCATCCTCGGCTCGGGCGAGCACTTCCAGCGACTCTGCCACCTCGCCCGCAAGACCAGGCACGCCGCGTACTTCGCGGACGCAGCGGAGCTCGAACAACAGGCGCGCACCATCAGCGAGTACGCACCCATGCTCGTACCGGGGCTGCTGCAGACGGAGGCGTACGCGCGGGGCCTCACCCGCTCGGCACTTCCGTCCGCCTCCGACGAAGAGATCGAGGGCCATGTACGCACCCGCCTCGACCGTGCCGGGCTCATCGACGAGCCGGAAGGCCCGGACGTCTGGGCGCTCATCCACGAAGCTGCACTGCGGACCCCGGTGGACGGTCCCGGAGTCATGAGACAGCAACTCCTGCAACTGTCCGGCATGGGGCGCGACCACCGGCGGGTGACCGTCCAGGTGATGCCGTTCGTCGAGGGCCCGCACCCGCTCATGTACGGAACGGTTCTGCTGATGACCTTCGCCGACGCCCCACCGGTCGCCTACACCGAGAGCGCGCACAGCGGCCAACTGATCGAGGAACCGGGGGTGGTCGCCAAGTACCGGAGATCCTACGATCTTGCGAGGGCTGCCGCCTTGTCGCCGAAGGCGTCCCTGGCCCTCATCGAATCGGCGGCGAAGGACTACGCAGACCCATGA
- a CDS encoding ribose-phosphate diphosphokinase, translating to MTGIKTTGEKKMMLFSGRAHPELAEEVAHQLGVGLVPTKAFDFANGEIYVRFQESARGADCFLMQSHTAPINKWIMEQLIMIDALKRASARSITVIIPSYGYARQDKKHRGREPISARLIADLLKTAGAHRILTVDLHTDQIQGFFDGPVDHLSALPVLADYVGAKVDRDKLTIVSPDAGRVRVADRWCDRLDAPLAIVHKRRDKDVANQVTVHEVVGEVEGRVCVLVDDMIDTGGTICAAADALFANGAEDVIVTATHGILSGPAADRLKNSKVSEFVLTNTLPTPGELELDKIKVLSMAPTIARAVREVFEDGSVTSLFEEDK from the coding sequence GTGACCGGGATCAAGACGACCGGCGAGAAGAAGATGATGCTCTTCTCCGGCCGCGCCCACCCCGAGCTTGCCGAGGAGGTCGCGCACCAGCTGGGTGTCGGCCTCGTCCCGACGAAGGCATTCGATTTCGCCAACGGTGAGATCTACGTCCGCTTCCAGGAGTCGGCGCGTGGCGCGGACTGCTTCCTGATGCAGAGCCACACGGCTCCCATCAACAAGTGGATCATGGAGCAGCTGATCATGATCGATGCTCTGAAGCGGGCCTCGGCCCGGAGCATCACCGTGATCATCCCGTCGTACGGCTACGCCCGGCAGGACAAGAAGCACCGCGGCCGCGAGCCGATCTCGGCCCGGCTGATCGCCGATCTGCTGAAGACGGCGGGTGCGCACCGCATCCTGACGGTGGACCTCCACACGGACCAGATCCAGGGCTTCTTCGACGGCCCGGTGGACCACCTGTCCGCGCTGCCGGTGCTGGCGGACTACGTGGGCGCGAAGGTGGACCGGGACAAGCTCACGATCGTGTCCCCCGACGCGGGCCGGGTGCGGGTGGCGGACCGCTGGTGCGACCGTCTGGACGCGCCGCTGGCGATCGTGCACAAGCGCCGTGACAAGGACGTCGCCAACCAGGTGACGGTCCACGAGGTCGTCGGTGAGGTCGAGGGCCGGGTGTGTGTGCTGGTGGACGACATGATCGACACCGGTGGCACGATCTGCGCCGCGGCGGACGCGCTGTTCGCCAATGGTGCGGAGGACGTCATCGTGACGGCCACGCACGGCATCCTGTCGGGTCCGGCCGCCGACCGGCTGAAGAACTCGAAGGTGAGCGAGTTCGTGCTGACGAACACGCTGCCGACGCCGGGTGAGCTGGAGCTGGACAAGATCAAGGTGCTGTCGATGGCGCCGACGATCGCGCGTGCGGTGCGCGAGGTGTTCGAGGACGGTTCGGTGACGAGCCTCTTCGAGGAGGACAAGTAG
- a CDS encoding 50S ribosomal protein L25/general stress protein Ctc: MSEVKLAASVRTEFGKGAARRVRREDKVPGVLYGHGTAPVHVTLPGHELLLALRTPNVLLSLDIEGTNELAIPKAVQRDPLKGFIEHVDLLLVKRGEKVSVEIPVLTEGDLAPGAFLVEHVLNALPVEAEATHIPESVTVSVEGLSAGDSVLAKDVKLPKGTTLTVEDDAVVIQVLAAQAEEPAAEGTEGEGEEAAEA; the protein is encoded by the coding sequence ATGTCCGAGGTGAAGCTCGCCGCGTCGGTCCGTACCGAGTTCGGCAAGGGTGCTGCCCGCCGTGTCCGCCGCGAGGACAAGGTTCCCGGCGTTCTCTACGGTCACGGCACCGCGCCGGTCCACGTCACGCTGCCGGGTCACGAGCTGCTGCTGGCGCTGCGTACCCCGAACGTCCTGCTGTCGCTGGACATCGAGGGCACGAACGAGCTCGCGATCCCGAAGGCCGTGCAGCGCGACCCGCTGAAGGGCTTCATCGAGCACGTCGACCTGCTGCTGGTCAAGCGCGGCGAGAAGGTCAGCGTCGAGATCCCGGTCCTGACCGAGGGCGACCTGGCCCCCGGCGCGTTCCTGGTCGAGCACGTGCTGAACGCGCTGCCGGTCGAGGCCGAGGCCACCCACATCCCCGAGTCCGTCACGGTCTCCGTCGAGGGCCTGTCCGCCGGTGACTCCGTCCTGGCCAAGGACGTCAAGCTGCCCAAGGGCACCACGCTGACCGTCGAGGACGACGCCGTCGTCATCCAGGTGCTGGCCGCGCAGGCCGAGGAGCCGGCCGCCGAGGGCACCGAGGGCGAGGGCGAAGAGGCCGCCGAGGCCTGA
- a CDS encoding ATP-binding protein, whose product MEERWLSERARAAEAVVPGGFDLAECVREPIHLLGGIQSYGSLVAVDPATGVVEAAAVNTAEVFGVPAAELVGSAVTRILSADHYEEALAGTAGEDEVPVSFPVLAEAGRGAGRRFDVSAHRRDGLLVLEFEPREEAQGGFSSFYQGVRRALARLRGASSAEDCCEIAAREMRALTGFDRVVVYRFDGEDGPGEVIAEDVREAWEPWLGLWFPATDIPPQARRLYRENWIRAIADVDDPTVGLHPAVRPATGAPLDLSQSALRTVSGFHLEYLRNIGVRSSMSVSVLMEGRLWGLIACHGAEPLRLAPEVRSACEMFGAAFSLQLSAIEERRRADALAVAGQRAASVARLLERGITDGFAGYAEPLAGLLDADGVLLRRAGEDISGGDPLSEELARALSRKAGALAPGAVWATDRLLEVADGELPGAGPVADGPAGAAGAAVDGPAGVLLLPLTREGDFLAWTRRERPAPRQWAADPSHPVQVGPRGERLTPRGSGAVFRATMRGRSLPWTTGDETAAREIRRLLTELVLRHADAVTALNAELRRSNTDLDAFAHAAAHDLKEPLRGISNAATFAIEDAADLDEATERRLLTMSRLAGRMDALLNSLLHWSRLGRAGLRVQEVELAAALEGALEVAGPRLAEERVTVRRGELPVVVADPDRLHEILVNLLVNAAKYARDGGDRWVEVSGRRGPAADGSGRPETVVVVRDNGIGIAPGQQEEVFELFRRLHGASEHGGGTGVGLAVVKRIVERHGGRLALESVLGEGTAFSFTLGDPGDAP is encoded by the coding sequence ATGGAGGAGCGTTGGCTGAGTGAGCGGGCCCGGGCGGCGGAGGCCGTGGTGCCGGGCGGGTTCGATCTGGCGGAGTGCGTGCGGGAGCCGATTCATCTGCTGGGCGGCATCCAGTCGTACGGCTCGCTGGTGGCCGTGGATCCGGCGACCGGTGTGGTGGAGGCGGCCGCGGTCAACACGGCCGAGGTGTTCGGTGTGCCGGCCGCCGAGCTGGTGGGTTCCGCGGTGACCCGGATCCTGTCGGCGGACCATTACGAGGAGGCCCTGGCCGGTACTGCCGGGGAGGACGAGGTGCCGGTGTCGTTCCCGGTCCTCGCCGAGGCGGGCCGGGGTGCCGGGCGGCGGTTCGACGTCTCGGCCCATCGCCGGGACGGGCTTCTGGTGCTGGAGTTCGAGCCGCGGGAGGAGGCGCAGGGCGGCTTCTCGTCCTTCTACCAGGGTGTCCGGCGGGCGCTGGCCCGGCTGCGGGGGGCGTCGTCCGCCGAGGACTGCTGCGAGATCGCCGCCCGCGAGATGCGTGCGCTGACCGGCTTCGACCGGGTGGTCGTCTACCGGTTCGACGGGGAGGACGGCCCCGGCGAGGTGATCGCCGAGGACGTGCGCGAGGCGTGGGAGCCGTGGCTGGGGCTGTGGTTCCCGGCCACGGACATCCCGCCGCAGGCGCGGCGTCTCTACCGGGAGAACTGGATCCGTGCGATCGCCGACGTCGACGACCCCACCGTGGGGCTGCACCCTGCCGTGCGGCCGGCGACGGGGGCGCCGCTGGATCTGTCGCAGTCGGCGCTGCGCACGGTGTCGGGCTTCCATCTGGAGTACCTGCGCAACATCGGTGTGCGGTCCTCCATGTCGGTCTCGGTGCTGATGGAGGGGCGGTTGTGGGGCCTGATCGCCTGTCACGGGGCCGAGCCGCTGCGGCTGGCGCCGGAGGTGCGGTCGGCGTGCGAGATGTTCGGCGCCGCCTTCTCGCTGCAGCTGTCCGCGATCGAGGAGCGGCGGCGGGCCGACGCGCTCGCGGTGGCGGGGCAGCGGGCTGCCTCCGTCGCCCGTCTGCTGGAGCGCGGCATCACGGACGGCTTCGCGGGATACGCGGAGCCGCTGGCCGGGCTGCTCGACGCCGACGGTGTGCTGCTGCGGCGTGCGGGTGAGGACATCAGCGGCGGCGACCCGCTCTCCGAGGAGCTGGCCCGGGCCCTGTCCCGCAAGGCCGGGGCGCTGGCGCCCGGGGCGGTGTGGGCGACGGACCGGCTGCTGGAGGTGGCCGACGGCGAGCTTCCCGGGGCCGGGCCGGTGGCGGACGGTCCGGCGGGAGCGGCGGGAGCGGCCGTGGACGGTCCGGCGGGCGTGCTGCTGCTGCCGCTCACCCGGGAGGGGGACTTCCTGGCCTGGACCCGGCGGGAGCGGCCGGCGCCGCGGCAGTGGGCGGCCGATCCGTCGCATCCGGTCCAGGTGGGGCCGCGGGGCGAGCGGCTGACGCCGCGTGGCTCGGGTGCGGTGTTCCGGGCGACGATGCGCGGCCGGAGTCTGCCGTGGACGACGGGCGACGAGACGGCGGCCCGGGAGATCCGGAGGCTGCTGACCGAGCTGGTGCTGCGTCACGCGGACGCCGTGACGGCTCTCAACGCAGAGCTGCGCCGCAGCAACACCGATCTGGACGCCTTCGCCCACGCGGCCGCGCACGATCTGAAGGAGCCGCTGCGGGGCATCTCCAACGCGGCGACGTTCGCGATCGAGGACGCCGCCGATCTGGACGAGGCGACCGAGCGCCGTCTGCTGACGATGAGCCGTCTCGCCGGGCGGATGGACGCGCTGCTCAACTCCCTGCTGCACTGGTCCCGGCTGGGCCGGGCCGGGTTGCGGGTGCAGGAGGTGGAGCTGGCCGCCGCGCTGGAGGGGGCGCTGGAGGTGGCGGGGCCGCGGCTGGCGGAGGAGCGCGTCACGGTCCGCCGCGGCGAGCTGCCCGTGGTCGTCGCCGACCCGGACCGGCTGCACGAGATCCTGGTCAACCTGCTGGTGAACGCGGCGAAGTACGCGCGGGACGGGGGCGACCGGTGGGTGGAGGTCTCCGGGCGCCGGGGGCCTGCCGCCGACGGGTCGGGGCGGCCGGAGACGGTGGTCGTCGTCCGGGACAACGGCATCGGTATCGCGCCCGGGCAGCAGGAGGAGGTGTTCGAGCTCTTCCGGCGGCTGCACGGCGCGTCCGAGCACGGCGGCGGCACGGGGGTGGGTCTGGCCGTGGTGAAGCGGATCGTCGAGCGGCACGGGGGGCGGCTGGCCCTGGAGAGCGTCCTCGGCGAGGGCACCGCGTTCTCGTTCACGCTGGGCGATCCGGGGGACGCCCCGTGA
- the pth gene encoding aminoacyl-tRNA hydrolase: MSDVNAPWLIVGLGNPGPGYAGNRHNIGFMVADLLAERIGGSFKRAQKAQAQVLEGRIGPPGPMSRRVVLAKPMSYMNLSGGPVTALRDFYKVPTANIVAVHDELDIDYGTLRLKLGGGDNGHNGLKSMTKAMGPEYHRVRCGIGRPPGRMQVADFVLKDFSSAERKELDWFVDRSADAVECLVIDGLERAQGTYNS, translated from the coding sequence ATGTCGGACGTGAACGCCCCCTGGCTGATCGTGGGTCTCGGCAACCCCGGGCCGGGTTACGCGGGCAACCGCCACAACATCGGTTTCATGGTGGCCGATCTGCTGGCCGAGCGGATCGGCGGTTCCTTCAAGCGTGCCCAGAAGGCGCAGGCGCAGGTGCTGGAGGGCCGGATCGGGCCGCCCGGTCCGATGAGCCGCCGGGTGGTGCTGGCGAAGCCGATGTCGTACATGAACCTCTCGGGAGGTCCGGTGACGGCGCTGCGGGACTTCTACAAGGTGCCGACGGCGAACATCGTGGCGGTCCACGACGAACTGGACATCGACTACGGCACGTTGCGGCTGAAGCTGGGCGGCGGGGACAACGGGCACAACGGGCTGAAGTCGATGACGAAGGCGATGGGCCCGGAGTACCACCGGGTGCGGTGCGGCATCGGCCGCCCGCCGGGGCGGATGCAGGTGGCGGACTTCGTGCTGAAGGACTTCTCGTCGGCGGAGCGCAAGGAGCTGGACTGGTTCGTGGACCGGTCGGCGGACGCGGTGGAGTGCCTGGTGATCGACGGGCTGGAGCGGGCGCAGGGGACGTACAACTCCTGA
- a CDS encoding LPXTG cell wall anchor domain-containing protein produces MRTFLSAGALVTAAALTAISAPAAHAVLPASKGDNGTVKIHDAATGEELKKNEPKVCEFYLVAFKFDAGQKADWEIQAWANNDLDKGTVVESGSLTLDEEGHERTEDMKLPQGQYKLFWTFEGENGKAKHKVFTSTCEDVEPTPGASEPTPGTSEPTPGTSEPTPGTSTSAAPVPGGEDASGDLAETGNGAPLGLLAGLAAVLVAGGGYLLARRRTATRH; encoded by the coding sequence ATGCGCACTTTCCTTTCCGCCGGCGCCCTGGTCACGGCCGCCGCGCTCACGGCGATATCGGCTCCGGCCGCCCACGCTGTGCTGCCCGCTTCCAAGGGCGACAACGGCACCGTGAAGATCCACGACGCCGCCACGGGCGAAGAGCTCAAGAAGAACGAGCCCAAGGTCTGCGAGTTCTACCTGGTCGCCTTCAAGTTCGATGCCGGACAGAAGGCGGACTGGGAGATCCAGGCCTGGGCGAACAACGACCTCGACAAGGGCACCGTCGTGGAGTCCGGCTCGCTCACCCTCGACGAGGAGGGCCACGAGCGCACCGAGGACATGAAGCTCCCTCAGGGCCAGTACAAGCTGTTCTGGACCTTCGAGGGCGAGAACGGCAAGGCCAAGCACAAGGTCTTCACGTCCACCTGCGAGGACGTGGAGCCCACCCCTGGCGCCTCCGAGCCCACCCCGGGCACCTCCGAGCCGACCCCCGGCACCTCGGAGCCCACCCCCGGCACCTCGACCTCCGCGGCCCCCGTCCCCGGCGGTGAGGACGCCTCCGGCGACCTCGCAGAGACCGGCAACGGCGCTCCGCTGGGCCTGCTGGCCGGCCTCGCGGCCGTGCTGGTGGCCGGTGGCGGCTACCTCCTGGCGCGTCGCCGCACGGCCACCCGCCACTGA
- a CDS encoding response regulator produces MTRETGARPTDPSRILVVEDNPEDTEAIERALRQTHPELHTEFTSRGDGLADLLLERDELPGLVLLDLNMPGAGGHAVLAALRARPELRGVTVVVFTSSTAPAEVDACYAAGADSYVYKPVNFALFRTVLKGAVDYWQQSAHSTQG; encoded by the coding sequence GTGACGCGCGAAACAGGCGCCCGCCCGACCGACCCCTCCCGCATCCTCGTCGTCGAGGACAACCCCGAGGACACCGAGGCGATCGAACGCGCCCTGCGCCAGACCCATCCCGAACTGCACACCGAGTTCACCAGCCGCGGCGACGGGCTGGCCGACCTCCTGCTCGAACGCGACGAACTGCCCGGCCTCGTCCTCCTCGACCTCAACATGCCCGGAGCCGGCGGCCACGCGGTGCTCGCCGCCCTCCGCGCCCGCCCCGAACTGCGGGGCGTCACCGTCGTGGTCTTCACCTCGTCGACCGCGCCCGCCGAGGTGGACGCCTGCTACGCCGCCGGCGCGGACAGCTACGTCTACAAGCCGGTCAACTTCGCCCTGTTCCGCACCGTCCTCAAGGGCGCGGTCGACTACTGGCAGCAGTCGGCGCACAGCACGCAGGGCTGA